The Myxococcaceae bacterium JPH2 genome has a window encoding:
- a CDS encoding ZIP family metal transporter gives MDSPALLIFLAVGLDGLAGLAGGVLSERWLQRYLPALVGFAAGTLLCAVFLDLLPAATQAEGPRAFTWAFASFVALAFLEWSLGHHHHTHPPALGESEAPAHRPPTLPVTLLASDALHNVGDGAAVAAAFLVSTRAGVATALAVIVHELPQEVGDYALLRASGWKRGRALLALAGVQLTAAVGAAGVLVGSHWLPSLNGTVLAIAGGSFLYIGAVDLLPELRHGGQSRQRIVGFVAGLALIVALQLVEGALGLHD, from the coding sequence ATGGACTCGCCCGCCCTGCTCATCTTCCTCGCCGTGGGACTGGATGGGCTGGCGGGGCTCGCGGGCGGGGTGTTGTCCGAGCGCTGGTTGCAGCGCTACCTGCCGGCGCTGGTGGGCTTCGCCGCGGGCACCTTGCTGTGCGCGGTGTTCCTGGACCTCTTGCCCGCGGCGACCCAGGCCGAGGGCCCTCGGGCCTTCACCTGGGCCTTCGCCAGCTTCGTGGCCCTGGCCTTCCTGGAGTGGAGCCTGGGCCACCACCATCACACCCACCCGCCCGCGCTCGGCGAGTCCGAGGCGCCCGCGCACCGGCCTCCCACCCTGCCCGTCACGCTGCTCGCCTCGGACGCGCTCCACAACGTGGGAGACGGCGCGGCGGTGGCGGCCGCGTTCCTGGTGTCGACGCGCGCGGGCGTGGCCACGGCGCTGGCCGTCATCGTCCACGAGCTGCCGCAAGAGGTGGGGGACTATGCCCTCTTGCGCGCCTCGGGGTGGAAACGGGGCCGCGCGCTGCTGGCGCTCGCGGGCGTGCAGCTCACCGCCGCGGTGGGCGCCGCGGGCGTGCTGGTGGGCTCGCACTGGCTGCCGTCGCTGAACGGCACGGTGCTGGCCATCGCGGGCGGCAGCTTCCTGTACATCGGCGCGGTGGACCTGCTGCCCGAGCTGCGCCACGGCGGCCAATCGCGTCAGCGCATCGTGGGCTTCGTCGCCGGCCTGGCGCTCATCGTCGCGCTGCAGCTCGTGGAGGGCGCGCTGGGCCTGCACGACTGA
- a CDS encoding caspase family protein, protein MGWRRRAAVLVLGMCLFGASGALAAPQTEEAGVTLRRFALVVGSSEGGAGRDRLRYAGSDALAVSRVLGELGGVAPVDQVLLLEADRAALVAALGRMKALVDAAPADSARRELVLYYSGHSDADGLLPRGERLPYEDLRRLLGEVSVDVRIAILDSCGSGALTRSKGGLKRPAFLTDASSQVRGHAYLASSSADEVAQESDTLGASFFTHFLVSGLRGAADGNADGRVTLHEAYQFAFHETLARTERSQGGPQHAAYDIQLAGSGDVVLTDLRGSGSRLSVAEDVDGRLFVRNWGNQLVAELQKLAGRRVALGLEPGRYHVTLERPLQRFEAELGVSGRDGGVLRAADFVPVTLTRTASRGGKGTVAPAVATTEEEDVPRVALNVSLVPPLSTSSLWGGRGLNHVALGALAVRSSQLRGVGLAGGVGWVDGTFEGLQVSGLANVAGGESRGLQLAFGANLAFADSKGMQAAGLVNVAHGSFTGLQMGVTANRTDGLMSGMQAAIGVNVAQRLSGVQLGLFNMSDDATGVQVGLVNVGGVVRGLQLGVLNIADDVTVPIGILSIVKRGRLVVELAADDISPVSMGLKYGNQRVYVLVSAGISPWAHSYRMVTMVGMGMHLPLGAEERYSLDADIAYGGWSPHLMGSGPANSLYRLRAVMAWELKRRFALFAGPVVNYYRTPQDDEDRGISWMPQFEVGSARTRNRMWPGLVVGVRI, encoded by the coding sequence ATGGGGTGGAGACGCCGCGCCGCGGTGCTGGTCTTGGGGATGTGCCTGTTCGGCGCCTCCGGAGCACTCGCCGCGCCTCAGACGGAGGAGGCGGGCGTCACGCTGCGGCGCTTCGCGCTCGTGGTGGGCTCCAGCGAGGGCGGCGCGGGGCGTGACCGGCTGCGCTACGCCGGCTCGGACGCGCTGGCGGTGTCTCGCGTGCTGGGCGAGCTGGGCGGCGTGGCTCCGGTGGACCAGGTGCTGCTGTTGGAGGCGGACCGGGCCGCGCTCGTGGCGGCGCTGGGGCGCATGAAGGCCCTGGTGGACGCCGCGCCCGCGGACAGCGCGCGCCGCGAGCTGGTGCTGTACTACTCGGGGCACTCGGACGCGGACGGCCTCTTGCCCCGCGGCGAGCGCCTGCCCTACGAGGACCTGCGCCGGCTGTTGGGCGAGGTCTCCGTGGATGTGCGCATCGCCATCCTGGACTCATGTGGCTCCGGCGCGCTCACCCGCTCCAAGGGTGGGCTGAAGCGGCCCGCGTTCCTCACCGACGCGTCCTCGCAGGTGCGCGGCCACGCCTACCTCGCCTCCAGCTCCGCGGACGAGGTGGCGCAGGAGTCGGACACGCTGGGCGCGTCCTTCTTCACGCACTTCCTGGTGAGCGGCCTGCGCGGCGCGGCGGACGGCAACGCGGACGGCCGCGTCACGCTGCATGAGGCCTACCAGTTCGCCTTCCACGAGACGCTCGCGCGCACCGAGCGCTCGCAGGGCGGGCCGCAGCATGCGGCGTATGACATCCAGCTCGCGGGCAGCGGGGACGTGGTGCTGACGGACCTGCGCGGCTCGGGCTCGCGGCTGTCCGTGGCGGAGGACGTGGACGGGCGCCTGTTCGTGCGCAACTGGGGCAACCAGCTCGTGGCGGAGCTCCAGAAGCTCGCGGGCCGCCGCGTGGCGCTGGGGCTGGAGCCGGGGCGCTACCACGTCACGCTGGAGCGGCCGCTGCAGCGCTTCGAGGCGGAGCTGGGCGTGTCGGGCCGCGACGGGGGCGTGCTGCGCGCGGCGGACTTCGTCCCGGTGACGCTCACGCGCACCGCCTCGCGCGGGGGCAAGGGCACCGTGGCGCCGGCCGTCGCGACGACGGAGGAAGAGGACGTGCCGCGCGTGGCGCTCAACGTGTCGCTGGTGCCACCGCTGTCCACGTCCTCGCTGTGGGGTGGGCGCGGCCTCAACCACGTGGCGCTGGGCGCGCTGGCGGTGCGCTCGTCGCAGCTTCGCGGCGTGGGGCTGGCGGGAGGCGTGGGGTGGGTGGACGGTACGTTCGAGGGGCTCCAGGTGTCCGGGCTGGCCAACGTGGCGGGGGGCGAGTCGCGCGGCCTCCAGCTCGCGTTCGGCGCCAACCTGGCGTTCGCGGACAGCAAGGGCATGCAGGCCGCGGGGCTCGTCAACGTGGCGCACGGGAGCTTCACGGGGCTCCAGATGGGCGTCACCGCGAACCGCACGGATGGGCTCATGTCTGGCATGCAGGCCGCCATTGGCGTCAACGTGGCGCAGCGCTTGAGCGGCGTGCAGCTCGGCCTGTTCAACATGTCGGATGACGCCACGGGCGTGCAGGTGGGGCTGGTGAACGTGGGCGGTGTGGTGCGCGGGCTCCAGCTGGGCGTGCTGAACATCGCGGACGACGTGACGGTGCCCATCGGCATCCTCAGCATCGTCAAGCGCGGTCGGCTGGTGGTGGAGCTGGCGGCGGACGACATCTCCCCGGTGAGCATGGGCCTCAAGTACGGCAACCAGCGCGTGTACGTGCTGGTGTCGGCGGGCATCAGCCCCTGGGCGCACAGCTACCGGATGGTGACCATGGTGGGCATGGGCATGCACCTGCCCCTGGGCGCGGAGGAGCGCTACTCGCTCGACGCGGACATCGCCTACGGCGGCTGGTCGCCGCACCTGATGGGCTCGGGCCCTGCCAACTCGCTGTACCGGCTGCGCGCGGTGATGGCGTGGGAACTCAAGCGCCGCTTCGCCCTCTTCGCGGGCCCGGTGGTGAACTACTACCGCACGCCCCAGGACGACGAGGATCGGGGCATCTCCTGGATGCCTCAGTTCGAGGTGGGGAGTGCCCGCACGCGCAACCGGATGTGGCCGGGGCTGGTGGTGGGCGTGCGCATTTGA
- a CDS encoding TonB family protein, whose amino-acid sequence MSSTLHARGALLAASLLLSTAAPAQQKTSPPPEAQKPAPQLTKAPSLLQSVEAQYPAEARAQGLTADVKLIVTIAEDGTVAEVKPAESVGHGFDEAAVAAVRQFVFSPAEVDGVPSAVQVEYVYHFTLTAPATPEGQPAAEAPKPRAILTGQLISRGSRSRVAAATVRCGDDPEAPEATSDADGRFSLEVDPGECAVRVVASNFQLYQTTETLKPNETTEVLFYLVPKGSAFETVIRSERPKKEVVRRTMTREEIQKTPGTFGDPIRVLQNLPGVARAPFMSGELLVRGSNPGQTATLMDGVRIPLLFHLLGGPSVVNGEFVDSIDFYPGGYGSQYGRAVGGVVDVATRKGAADTLHGSLKADALDAGFFVEAPITNGVSVSAAARRSYIDVLLPAFLPKDDGKSLTVVPKYWDYQLRVDFGARTKEAPMPGVGRSTGYVMAFGADDQLRIVSSGEKTDRDLKIDTHTNFHRVKGDWTYRLGNITSVFTPYVGLDKAITNVGTYHEVDTISSMGAREVLSLELSSALTMRTGVDVYFDHLTAKVDIPTPARTEYVPFPGASPEAEMLHEQLSVNGFDGGLFWESDLKLGAFTLTPGVRGNLQRVHDRYNLALDPRLWLRYAATERTSLKGSAGLYSQNPDTFQFITLPYGNPKLGYQRAFQASLGLEHRLTDVLNVDVTGFYNRRFKNVVEPGQVLPQEGGGVVQERFSNDGVGKAYGVEVMVKKERASASDKVHGWLSYTFSHAEDGRAGPMPSIKDPLFGGEGSDNAYGLSPWDQSHILTLVAGYVLGNGWELGGRFRLTTGRPTTPLAHRYDIYRGDGNEFEATRGAFFSARTDTFHQLDVRVDKSWQFQSWTLTAYLDVQNLYNKKNTEFVFDDYRYREQYKVPGIPILPVMGMKGSF is encoded by the coding sequence ATGTCCTCGACCCTGCATGCCCGAGGCGCGCTGCTTGCCGCCTCGCTGTTGCTGAGCACGGCCGCTCCCGCCCAGCAGAAGACCTCACCCCCGCCCGAGGCGCAGAAGCCCGCGCCCCAGCTCACCAAGGCCCCGTCCCTCCTGCAGTCCGTGGAGGCGCAGTATCCGGCCGAGGCCCGCGCACAGGGCCTCACCGCCGACGTGAAGCTGATCGTCACCATCGCCGAGGACGGCACCGTCGCGGAGGTGAAGCCCGCCGAGAGCGTGGGCCACGGCTTCGACGAGGCCGCGGTCGCCGCGGTGCGCCAGTTCGTGTTCTCGCCCGCCGAGGTGGACGGCGTGCCCTCCGCCGTGCAGGTGGAGTACGTCTACCACTTCACCCTCACCGCGCCGGCCACGCCCGAGGGACAGCCCGCCGCCGAGGCGCCCAAGCCGCGCGCCATCCTCACCGGGCAGCTCATCTCCCGCGGCAGCCGCTCGCGCGTGGCGGCCGCCACGGTGCGCTGCGGGGATGATCCCGAGGCGCCGGAGGCCACGTCGGACGCGGACGGTCGCTTCTCGTTGGAGGTGGACCCGGGCGAGTGCGCGGTGCGCGTGGTCGCCTCCAACTTCCAGCTCTACCAGACGACCGAGACGCTCAAGCCCAACGAGACCACCGAGGTGTTGTTCTACCTGGTCCCCAAGGGCAGCGCCTTCGAGACGGTGATTCGCTCCGAGCGGCCCAAGAAGGAAGTCGTACGCCGCACGATGACCCGCGAGGAGATCCAGAAGACGCCGGGCACCTTCGGTGACCCCATCCGCGTCCTCCAGAACCTGCCGGGCGTGGCCCGCGCGCCGTTCATGTCCGGCGAGCTGCTGGTGCGCGGCTCCAACCCCGGGCAGACGGCCACGCTGATGGACGGCGTGCGCATCCCGCTCCTGTTCCACCTCCTGGGCGGCCCCTCGGTGGTGAACGGCGAGTTCGTCGACTCCATCGACTTCTACCCCGGTGGCTACGGCAGCCAGTACGGCCGCGCGGTGGGCGGCGTGGTGGACGTGGCCACGCGCAAGGGCGCCGCGGACACGCTGCACGGCTCCTTGAAGGCAGACGCGCTGGACGCGGGCTTCTTCGTGGAGGCGCCCATCACCAACGGCGTCAGCGTGTCGGCCGCGGCCCGGCGCTCGTACATCGACGTGCTCCTGCCCGCCTTCCTCCCCAAGGACGACGGCAAGTCGCTGACGGTGGTGCCCAAGTATTGGGACTACCAGCTGCGCGTGGACTTCGGCGCGCGCACCAAGGAAGCCCCGATGCCGGGCGTGGGGCGCAGCACCGGCTACGTCATGGCGTTCGGCGCGGATGATCAGCTGCGCATCGTGTCCTCGGGCGAGAAGACCGACCGCGACCTGAAGATCGACACGCACACCAACTTCCACCGCGTGAAGGGCGACTGGACGTACCGGCTGGGCAACATCACGTCCGTGTTCACGCCGTACGTGGGCTTGGACAAGGCCATCACGAACGTGGGCACCTACCACGAGGTGGACACCATCTCCTCGATGGGCGCGCGCGAGGTCCTGTCGCTGGAGCTGTCCAGCGCGCTCACCATGCGCACGGGCGTGGACGTCTACTTCGATCACCTGACCGCGAAGGTGGACATCCCCACTCCGGCCCGCACCGAGTACGTGCCCTTCCCCGGCGCGTCGCCCGAGGCGGAGATGCTCCATGAGCAGCTGTCCGTCAACGGCTTCGACGGCGGCCTGTTCTGGGAGTCGGACCTCAAGCTGGGCGCCTTCACGCTCACCCCGGGCGTGCGCGGCAACCTCCAGCGCGTCCACGACCGCTACAACCTCGCGCTCGATCCGCGCCTGTGGCTGCGCTACGCGGCCACCGAGCGGACGTCGCTCAAGGGCTCGGCGGGCCTCTACAGCCAGAACCCGGACACGTTCCAGTTCATCACGCTCCCGTACGGCAACCCGAAGCTGGGCTACCAGCGCGCGTTCCAGGCGAGCCTGGGCCTGGAGCACCGCCTCACGGACGTGCTCAACGTGGACGTGACGGGCTTCTACAACCGCCGCTTCAAGAACGTGGTGGAGCCCGGCCAGGTGTTGCCGCAGGAAGGCGGCGGCGTGGTGCAGGAGCGCTTCAGCAACGACGGCGTGGGCAAGGCCTACGGCGTGGAGGTGATGGTGAAGAAGGAGCGCGCCTCGGCCTCGGACAAGGTGCACGGCTGGCTGTCGTACACCTTCAGCCACGCCGAGGACGGCCGCGCGGGCCCCATGCCCTCCATCAAGGATCCGCTCTTCGGCGGTGAGGGCAGCGACAACGCCTACGGCCTGAGCCCGTGGGACCAGTCTCACATCCTCACGCTGGTGGCCGGCTACGTGCTGGGCAACGGCTGGGAGCTGGGTGGCCGCTTCCGGCTCACCACGGGCCGCCCCACCACGCCGCTCGCGCACCGCTACGACATCTATCGCGGCGACGGCAACGAGTTCGAAGCGACGCGAGGCGCGTTCTTCTCCGCTCGCACGGACACGTTCCATCAGCTCGACGTGCGCGTGGACAAGAGCTGGCAGTTCCAGAGCTGGACGCTGACCGCGTACCTGGACGTGCAGAACCTCTACAACAAGAAGAACACCGAGTTCGTGTTCGACGACTACCGGTACCGCGAGCAGTACAAGGTCCCGGGCATCCCCATCCTCCCCGTCATGGGCATGAAAGGTAGTTTCTGA
- a CDS encoding TonB family protein, with protein MTQMVLDNVALRLPRRGGNGVLVGFVVGSLALHGVALVVLNTRAPTLGQPQRPVEMVMVEVVKPPAPPPPVEEKKEEPKPPPPKARPARPPPVKVAEAPKPLPPPPPDAPPPPNDTPAPTKAPLVVGISMSSTTASGGFAAAVGNTLYGRTAEKATAPKEVKAYSAPKYTPIYQVDSEPSLASEVKIPYPDEARRAGIEGTVTLAITIDLEGKVVAARIVSGPGYGLNEAARDAVMRFRFKPAIKHGEPVSTEMKYAYTFLLD; from the coding sequence ATGACGCAGATGGTTCTCGACAACGTCGCGCTGAGGCTCCCGCGGCGCGGCGGCAATGGGGTGCTGGTGGGCTTCGTGGTGGGCTCGCTCGCGCTGCACGGTGTGGCGCTCGTGGTGCTCAACACCCGCGCTCCCACCCTGGGCCAGCCCCAGCGTCCCGTGGAGATGGTGATGGTGGAGGTGGTCAAGCCTCCGGCCCCGCCGCCTCCCGTGGAGGAGAAGAAGGAGGAGCCCAAGCCGCCGCCCCCCAAGGCCCGGCCCGCGCGCCCTCCTCCCGTGAAGGTGGCCGAGGCCCCCAAGCCGCTGCCCCCGCCTCCGCCCGACGCGCCGCCTCCGCCCAATGACACGCCCGCGCCCACCAAGGCGCCCCTCGTGGTGGGCATCTCCATGTCCTCCACCACCGCGTCCGGTGGCTTCGCGGCGGCGGTGGGCAACACGCTGTACGGCCGCACCGCGGAGAAGGCCACCGCGCCCAAGGAAGTGAAGGCGTACTCGGCCCCGAAGTACACGCCCATCTACCAGGTGGACAGCGAGCCCTCGCTGGCCAGCGAGGTGAAGATTCCCTATCCGGACGAAGCGCGCCGGGCGGGCATCGAGGGGACGGTGACGCTGGCCATCACCATCGACCTCGAGGGCAAGGTCGTGGCCGCTCGCATCGTGTCAGGCCCGGGCTACGGGCTGAACGAGGCGGCGCGCGACGCGGTCATGCGCTTCCGCTTCAAGCCCGCCATCAAGCACGGCGAGCCTGTCTCCACCGAGATGAAGTACGCGTATACGTTCCTGCTCGACTGA
- a CDS encoding biopolymer transporter ExbD gives MAGGASDNDEEITGINVTPLVDVVLVLLIIFMVTANFIVRETVEVDLPRAANGGETVQGLVNVVLDKEGKFFFDGAEVSEADLSRKVAEAVAKDKDTRAIISADQTIPYGRVMRLIDVVKGQGIAKFALNIEKDVAPVPSAG, from the coding sequence ATGGCCGGCGGCGCGTCTGACAACGACGAGGAAATCACAGGCATCAACGTCACTCCGCTGGTCGACGTGGTGCTGGTGCTGCTCATCATCTTCATGGTGACCGCCAACTTCATCGTCCGCGAGACGGTGGAAGTGGACCTGCCCCGCGCGGCCAATGGCGGCGAGACGGTTCAAGGTCTGGTCAACGTGGTGCTCGACAAGGAAGGGAAGTTCTTCTTCGACGGCGCCGAGGTCAGCGAGGCGGACCTGTCTCGCAAGGTGGCCGAGGCCGTGGCCAAGGACAAGGACACGCGCGCCATCATCAGCGCGGACCAGACCATCCCGTACGGCCGGGTGATGCGGCTCATCGACGTGGTGAAGGGCCAGGGCATCGCCAAGTTCGCCCTCAACATCGAGAAGGACGTGGCCCCCGTGCCTTCGGCGGGCTGA
- a CDS encoding MotA/TolQ/ExbB proton channel family protein: MSSMFVPAQVPSEHLGWLSGKLLGVTLTSAEWVLWVLVSLSVFSIAIMLERAVYFSRHRLSDSEALAVRLTRGEFDAVRVAVQGKRGMEAAVIREALASASQGADAVEQIIASTVARERPQYERFLSFLGTLGNNAPFIGLFGTVLGIIKAFHDLGSLSVKGAAIQQTVMAGISEALVATAVGLAVAIPAVVAFNVFNRQLKTLTSRTNALGHALVGSLRAEVN; encoded by the coding sequence ATGTCGTCCATGTTCGTGCCCGCCCAGGTTCCTTCTGAGCACCTGGGGTGGCTCAGCGGAAAGCTGCTCGGAGTGACGCTCACCAGCGCCGAGTGGGTGCTGTGGGTGCTGGTAAGCCTGTCTGTCTTCTCCATCGCCATCATGCTGGAGCGGGCGGTCTACTTCTCGCGGCACCGGCTGTCGGACTCGGAGGCCTTGGCGGTGCGGCTGACCCGCGGCGAGTTCGACGCCGTGCGCGTGGCGGTGCAGGGCAAGCGCGGCATGGAGGCCGCCGTCATCCGCGAGGCCCTCGCCTCCGCTTCGCAAGGCGCTGACGCGGTCGAGCAGATCATCGCGTCCACCGTGGCGCGCGAGCGGCCCCAGTACGAGCGCTTCCTCTCCTTCCTGGGCACGCTGGGCAACAACGCGCCGTTCATCGGCCTCTTCGGCACGGTGCTCGGCATCATCAAGGCCTTCCACGACCTGGGCTCCCTGAGCGTGAAGGGCGCGGCCATCCAGCAGACGGTCATGGCCGGTATCTCCGAGGCGCTCGTCGCCACGGCCGTGGGCCTCGCGGTGGCCATCCCCGCGGTGGTGGCCTTCAACGTCTTCAACCGTCAGCTCAAGACGCTCACCAGCCGCACCAACGCCCTGGGCCACGCGCTCGTGGGCAGCCTGCGCGCGGAGGTGAACTAG